In the genome of Hyphomicrobium sp. CS1GBMeth3, the window TTCCGGGATCGGCAGCCGTCGATCTCAAGCGCGACCCCGCCGGGCGCCCGCTGACGCCCACAATCGCGGCCGGCTTCTCCTACTACGATTGTGCCGTCGACGACGCGCGGCTTGTCGTGCTGCTCGCAGTCGACGCGGCCGCGCGTGGTGCCCGCATCGTCACGCGCGCGCCCGTGACACGGGCCACGCGGCGCGAGGGGCTTTGGGAGGTTACTTCCGATACCGCCGCGGGCCCGACGAGCATCGCCGCGCGCGTGCTCGTCAACGCTGCGGGACCGTGGTGCACCGAGGTCGCGCGGCTTGCGGGCGATGCAACCGCGCCGGCCCTGAGGCTGGTGCGGGGCGCGCATATCGTGGTGCCGCGGATCGCGGGGGCGGACGATGCCTATCTGCTGCAAAACGACGACGGGCGCATCGTGTTCGTGCTGCCGTTCGAGGAGCGCTTCACGCTGATCGGCACGACCGAGGTTTCCGTCGGCTCGGCTGCCGACGGCTTTGTCGCGAGCGAGGCGGAGACAGACTACCTGCTGGCGGCGACAGCGCGGTTCTTTGCGCATCCACCCTCGCGCGCCGACGTCGTGTGGCGCTTTGCGGGCGTGCGTCCGTTGGTTGAGGACGGGGCGCGAAGCGCGTCCGCCATTTCGCGCGACTACCGTCTCGATCTCGACGAGATCGACGACGGGCCGCCATTGCTCAATGTCATCGGCGGCAAGATCACGACGTTTCGCCGCCTCGCCGAAGCGGCGCTCGATCGGCTGGCCGCGTTCTTTCCGGGCATGGGTCCTCCTTGGACCGCAGCTGCGCCCCTCCCCGGCGGGGCCTTCGGCGGGAGCGATTTTGCGGGCTACTGCGAAGATCTCGTGCGTCGGCATCCGGCGATTGCGCGCGAAACCCTGCAGGGCCTTG includes:
- the glpD gene encoding glycerol-3-phosphate dehydrogenase, producing MGGEPYDLAIVGGGINGTGIAADAAGRGLKVVLFERGDLAEGTSSASSKLIHGGLRYLEHGEFRLVREALLEREVLLARAPHLIHPLRFIIPHTTGMRPRALTRLGLFLYDHLAARRRVPGSAAVDLKRDPAGRPLTPTIAAGFSYYDCAVDDARLVVLLAVDAAARGARIVTRAPVTRATRREGLWEVTSDTAAGPTSIAARVLVNAAGPWCTEVARLAGDATAPALRLVRGAHIVVPRIAGADDAYLLQNDDGRIVFVLPFEERFTLIGTTEVSVGSAADGFVASEAETDYLLAATARFFAHPPSRADVVWRFAGVRPLVEDGARSASAISRDYRLDLDEIDDGPPLLNVIGGKITTFRRLAEAALDRLAAFFPGMGPPWTAAAPLPGGAFGGSDFAGYCEDLVRRHPAIARETLQGLARRYGTRADEVIGDAAEDADLGAAIGSELTAREVIYLRDAEWARTPDDVLWRRTKAGLHIGALQIDTARQHIAEVLASP